The nucleotide sequence GGATATGCATGATGCTGGCGCCGGCATTGAACGCGGCCTTCGCCTCGCGCGCCATCTGCTCCGGTGTAACCGGCACATTGTGCTGCTTCGGATCGGTCAGCACGCCGTTCAACGCGCAGGTAATGACGGCCTTGTCGCCCATGGATCAGCCTTCGATTGCGGGACGCGAGGAGCCGCGAACATATCCGGCGCGATCATGCGTCCCGCATCAGCCGGCTTCTTGCGTCCACCCGCTATTGTCGGCGGTGACACGGCGGTGGCTGTAGATCGCCAGATCGCGCGAACCCGAAAAAATCGCGCGCGGCTTCAAGCCATAGAAGCGGCGGATCGAGTGGCTGAAATGCGTGGAGTCGGGATAGCCGATATCCTGCGCCAGATGCGCAAGATTGATGTCCTGGTTGGCGAAATGCAGCAGATGCCGCGCGCGCTTCCAGGCGCGGAACGAACGGAAAGATATTCCGGTCTCTTCCTTGAACAAATGCAGGAAGCGCGATGGGGACAGACCAGCCTCCGCGGCGCAGCTCGCCGCCGTCACCGGCTCGCCGGAGAATTTCCCGATCTGCAGAATCGCGCGCGCCACGCGCGGATCGAGCCCGCGCTGTGGCAGGGCCTCGCCAAGACATAGAAGATCGAATTCGGCGCTGGAAAAATCGTTGCCGGCGTGATGCTCGCGCAATTCGCGATAGGCGGCGCGAATGCGGCTGGCGAAAGCCGTGCCTTCAGAGCCCGAGAGGCGCCTGGCGAAATCTTCAAGCGCACCCGGGCAAACACTCTCAGGCTCGATCACGATGCTCAGCACCGAGCGATAATCGCTGGCGATGGTGTGCCTGACGTTTGGCAACAGGGCGACCATTTCGCCGTGGGTTTCCCGGCCATCGGCGGTGGTGAGCCAGAGACCGCCCTCAAGCGCGACATAGATGTTGAACCCGCCCGAGCAGCGTTGGCGGGGCCTACCGAGCAGGCCGGCGTAGAACACGCGCTCCGGGGTGATCAGCATCAGATGGCCGGATTTGTGGCCGGTGTCGTCCATGGCTCGTCCTCCTCGCGCGGCTCTCTGGCCACTGCGACGGGGTCAACCATAGCGGAAAATCGGGGACTGACCAGACGACGCTGCTGTCATTCCGGGGCGCGAAGCGAACCCGGAATCTCGAGATTCCGGGTTCGATGCTACGCATCGCCCCGGAATGACGGAGGTTTCCCTTCAAGCCCGTATCCGCGGCGCCACGTTCTGCTCGATGCCGGCCTTGCGTTCCGCCGCAACTGCCCGCTGGTAGCCGTCGCGTTCCTGCAACCGCGCCCAATAGGCCGCGACATTGGGGCCGAAATCCTTGGCCAAGCCGATGTTGCCGGCCAGCCGCAACGCATAGCCGTTGACGATGTCGGCGGCGGTGAACCGGCCGGCGCACAAGGTTTCGGCATTTGCCGTGGCTGCCTCGACCGCGCGCAGCCGGCCGAGGAACCATTTGGCGTAATCGCCGGCCACCTGCGGGTTCCGTCGTTCTTCCGGTTCGAGCTGGCTGTATCTCAGCACCAGCGTCTGCGGAAAGGTGAGCGTGGCGTCGCTGAAATACATCCAGTTCAGGAAGGCGCCGTAGGCGGGGTCATCCAGCCCGACCACCAGCGACGTCGGCCCATATTTGGTGCCGAGATAATAGCAAATGCCGGAGGACTCGGTCATTTTGGTCTCGCCATCGACCATGAACGGAATGGTGCCGAGCGGATTGATCGCAAGATATTCCTTGGCGAACACGCGTGGCGGGAACGGCAGCATCTTCAACTCATACGGCAAGCCCATCTCTTCCAGCATCCAGAGCGGACGGAACGAGCGTGCACCGTCGCAGTGATAGAGCGTGATCATCAGGCATTCCCCTGTCGTTACCCTGATTGTTCTTATTAGCTTTTCGGCAGCGTGCCCATCATCTTGCACAGCACGGTCAGCATCACCTCGTCGGCGCCGCCGCCGATCGAGGTCAGGCGGCTGTCGCGATAGGCCCGGCTGACCGGTGTCTCGTTCATAAAGCCCATGCCGCCCCAGAATTGCAGGCAGGCATCGGTGAGTTCGCGGCCCAGACGCCCGGCCTTCAGCTTGGCCATGGTCGCGAGCCGCGTCACGTCCTCGCCCGCGATCAGCGCCTCGGCGGCGCGGTAGACCAGTGCGCGCAACAGCTCGACCTCGGTCTGCATCTCGGCCAGCTTGAAATGAACCGTCTGGTTATCGAGGATCGACTTCCCGAACGCCTTGCGGTTACGGGTATATTCGATCGTCTCGGCAATGATGAATTCATGCGCCTTGAGGCAGGCCGCCGCGCCCCACAGCCGCTCCTCCTGGAACTGCACCATCTGGTAGGTAAAGCCCTTGCCCTCCTCGCCGATCCGGTTGCGCTTCGGCACCCGAACATTGTCGAAGAAAATCTGCGCGGTGTCGGACGAGCGCATGCCCATCTTGTCGAGTTTGCGCGCGACCTGCACGCCCTTGCTCTTCATCGGCACGCAGATCAGCGACTTGTTGCGGTGGACCTGGTCGTCGCTGGTATTGGCGAGCAGGCAGATCCAGTCGGCCTGCACGCCGTTAGTGATCCACATCTTGCCGCCATTGATGACGTAATCGTCGCCATCGGCGCGCGCCTGCGTCTTGATCGAGGCGACGTCGGAGCCGGCCCCGGGCTCAGAGACGCCGACGCAGGCCACCGCAT is from Bradyrhizobium sp. AZCC 2176 and encodes:
- a CDS encoding AraC family transcriptional regulator — translated: MDDTGHKSGHLMLITPERVFYAGLLGRPRQRCSGGFNIYVALEGGLWLTTADGRETHGEMVALLPNVRHTIASDYRSVLSIVIEPESVCPGALEDFARRLSGSEGTAFASRIRAAYRELREHHAGNDFSSAEFDLLCLGEALPQRGLDPRVARAILQIGKFSGEPVTAASCAAEAGLSPSRFLHLFKEETGISFRSFRAWKRARHLLHFANQDINLAHLAQDIGYPDSTHFSHSIRRFYGLKPRAIFSGSRDLAIYSHRRVTADNSGWTQEAG
- a CDS encoding glutathione S-transferase family protein, translated to MITLYHCDGARSFRPLWMLEEMGLPYELKMLPFPPRVFAKEYLAINPLGTIPFMVDGETKMTESSGICYYLGTKYGPTSLVVGLDDPAYGAFLNWMYFSDATLTFPQTLVLRYSQLEPEERRNPQVAGDYAKWFLGRLRAVEAATANAETLCAGRFTAADIVNGYALRLAGNIGLAKDFGPNVAAYWARLQERDGYQRAVAAERKAGIEQNVAPRIRA
- a CDS encoding acyl-CoA dehydrogenase family protein, translated to MLFTADHDEPRRILQKFIAAEINPFVDEWESNDIFPAHELFKKLGDLGFLGLNKPVEFGGQGLDYSYALMMAEELGAIKCGGVPMAIGVQTDMATPALARFGSDEVRREFLSPAIAGDAVACVGVSEPGAGSDVASIKTQARADGDDYVINGGKMWITNGVQADWICLLANTSDDQVHRNKSLICVPMKSKGVQVARKLDKMGMRSSDTAQIFFDNVRVPKRNRIGEEGKGFTYQMVQFQEERLWGAAACLKAHEFIIAETIEYTRNRKAFGKSILDNQTVHFKLAEMQTEVELLRALVYRAAEALIAGEDVTRLATMAKLKAGRLGRELTDACLQFWGGMGFMNETPVSRAYRDSRLTSIGGGADEVMLTVLCKMMGTLPKS